One Shewanella sp. MR-4 DNA window includes the following coding sequences:
- a CDS encoding DUF406 family protein, producing MKGIIAGQAATVNDTCTDCGSFVDIGAVIDEQDTVLELSFAGAEAEVEATKMLERAQARFSQTQGNIVQDEAGVTLKLVFDVSVEKMIFQLENGL from the coding sequence ATGAAAGGTATCATTGCAGGACAAGCGGCTACCGTAAACGACACATGCACCGATTGCGGCAGTTTTGTGGATATTGGCGCTGTGATTGATGAGCAGGATACAGTGTTGGAGTTATCCTTCGCGGGTGCAGAGGCTGAGGTCGAAGCGACTAAGATGTTGGAGCGGGCTCAAGCGCGTTTTAGCCAAACCCAAGGGAATATTGTGCAGGATGAAGCGGGTGTTACCCTCAAGCTGGTCTTCGATGTGAGTGTCGAGAAAATGATTTTCCAATTAGAGAATGGCCTATGA
- the queE gene encoding 7-carboxy-7-deazaguanine synthase QueE, whose amino-acid sequence MNYPVNEVFETIQGEGVFTGVPAIFVRLQGCPVGCAWCDTKQTWGLLEENKVSPQQVITVDGSVGRWANHTAQSLIEAFNAKGYTARHVVITGGEPCMYDLNELTHTLHAAGFATQIETSGTFEVKCDADTWVTVSPKVNMKGGYQVLAQALTRANEIKHPIATENHIDELDELLKGIDVSVKTICLQPISQKPRATELAMKVCIARNWRLSIQTHKYLNID is encoded by the coding sequence ATGAATTACCCAGTCAACGAAGTCTTTGAAACCATTCAAGGTGAAGGTGTCTTTACCGGAGTGCCCGCCATTTTTGTGCGTTTACAGGGTTGCCCTGTGGGATGTGCATGGTGTGATACGAAACAGACTTGGGGTCTGCTTGAGGAAAATAAGGTGTCACCCCAACAAGTGATTACCGTCGATGGCTCCGTGGGGCGCTGGGCTAATCATACGGCGCAGAGTCTTATTGAGGCGTTCAACGCTAAGGGATACACGGCGCGCCATGTGGTGATCACAGGTGGTGAGCCTTGTATGTACGATCTGAATGAACTAACTCACACGCTTCATGCTGCCGGTTTTGCCACTCAAATCGAGACCAGTGGCACCTTTGAGGTGAAGTGCGATGCTGATACCTGGGTGACTGTCTCGCCCAAGGTGAATATGAAGGGCGGTTATCAGGTGTTAGCGCAAGCCTTGACTCGCGCCAACGAGATAAAGCATCCGATAGCGACCGAAAATCATATCGACGAACTCGATGAGTTACTCAAAGGGATTGATGTGTCAGTGAAAACTATTTGTCTGCAACCGATCAGCCAAAAACCAAGGGCGACGGAATTAGCCATGAAGGTGTGTATTGCCCGCAACTGGCGTTTATCGATTCAGACCCATAAGTACCTGAATATCGATTAA
- a CDS encoding M2 family metallopeptidase produces the protein MAILLNRPTTLALTIALTLGLTACNDAQSKAETTAAAPAATQAAPDKAQAIAFIQDAEAQMAQLSIEANRAEWIYSNFITEDTAALSAAVGEKVSAASVKFATEAAKFANVELDPANARKLNILRSALVLPAPLDPAKNAELAQISSELNGLYGKGKYCFADGKCMTQPELSSLMAESRDPAKLLEAWKGWREIAKPMRPLFQREVELANEGAKDLGYANLSELWRSQYDMKPDEFSQELDRLWGQVKPLYESLHCYVRGELNNEYGDAIAPKTGPIPAHLLGNMWAQQWGNVYDLVAPDDADPGYDVTELLEQKGYDEHKMVKQAESFFTSLGFAPLPDSFWSRSLFLQPKDRDVVCHASAWDLDNLDDIRIKMCIQKTAEDFTVIHHELGHNFYQRAYKQQPFLFKNSANDGFHEAIGDTIALSITPSYLKQIGLLEDVPDASKDIGLLLKQALDKIAFLPFGLMIDQWRWKVFSGEITPAQYNQAWWELREKYQGVKAPTDRSEADFDPGAKYHVPGNVPYTRYFLAHILQFQFHKALCDTAGDKGPVHRCSIYGNQAAGEKLNKMLELGASQPWPVALKEVTGTEGMDAKAVLDYFAPLKTWLDEQNTAANRQCGW, from the coding sequence ATGGCTATTCTATTGAATCGTCCCACCACTCTTGCGCTCACCATAGCGCTAACCTTAGGTTTAACCGCCTGTAATGATGCCCAAAGCAAGGCCGAAACCACTGCAGCGGCACCAGCTGCAACTCAGGCCGCGCCCGATAAAGCTCAGGCCATCGCCTTTATTCAAGATGCTGAAGCCCAGATGGCGCAGCTCTCTATCGAAGCGAATCGCGCCGAATGGATTTACAGTAACTTCATCACCGAAGATACCGCTGCACTCTCGGCCGCAGTGGGTGAAAAAGTCAGTGCCGCGTCGGTCAAATTCGCCACCGAAGCCGCCAAGTTCGCCAATGTGGAGCTCGATCCTGCCAATGCGCGTAAACTGAATATTCTGCGCAGCGCACTCGTGTTACCTGCGCCGCTTGATCCCGCCAAAAATGCTGAGCTGGCGCAAATCAGCTCCGAGCTCAATGGACTCTATGGTAAAGGCAAATACTGTTTCGCCGATGGCAAGTGTATGACCCAGCCAGAGCTGTCGAGCCTGATGGCGGAATCGCGTGACCCCGCCAAACTGCTTGAGGCATGGAAAGGCTGGCGTGAAATTGCAAAACCGATGCGCCCGCTATTTCAACGTGAAGTTGAACTCGCCAACGAAGGTGCAAAAGATCTAGGTTACGCTAACCTCTCTGAGTTATGGCGCAGCCAATACGATATGAAACCCGATGAATTTTCACAGGAATTAGATCGTTTATGGGGTCAAGTTAAGCCTCTCTACGAATCCCTGCATTGTTATGTTCGCGGCGAGCTGAATAACGAATACGGTGACGCCATCGCGCCAAAAACTGGCCCTATTCCCGCACACTTACTTGGAAATATGTGGGCGCAGCAATGGGGTAATGTGTACGATCTCGTCGCCCCTGACGATGCCGATCCTGGCTACGATGTGACAGAATTACTCGAGCAAAAAGGCTATGATGAACACAAGATGGTCAAACAGGCCGAAAGCTTTTTCACCTCGTTAGGCTTTGCGCCGCTGCCAGACAGTTTTTGGAGCCGCTCTTTATTCTTGCAACCCAAGGATCGTGATGTCGTTTGTCATGCCTCGGCGTGGGATTTGGATAACCTCGACGATATTCGCATCAAGATGTGTATCCAGAAAACCGCTGAAGACTTCACCGTTATTCACCACGAACTTGGGCACAACTTCTATCAACGTGCCTATAAACAGCAGCCTTTCCTGTTTAAAAACAGTGCCAATGATGGTTTCCATGAGGCCATTGGTGACACGATCGCGCTATCAATTACCCCAAGCTATCTAAAACAGATTGGCTTGCTCGAAGACGTGCCCGATGCTTCCAAGGATATTGGCTTACTGCTGAAACAAGCTCTGGATAAAATCGCCTTCCTACCCTTTGGTTTGATGATTGACCAGTGGCGCTGGAAAGTCTTTAGCGGTGAAATCACTCCAGCACAATATAACCAAGCCTGGTGGGAATTAAGAGAGAAATACCAAGGCGTTAAGGCGCCGACAGACCGCAGCGAAGCCGATTTTGACCCAGGTGCCAAGTACCATGTGCCCGGTAACGTGCCTTATACGCGCTACTTCCTCGCGCATATTCTACAATTCCAGTTCCATAAGGCACTGTGTGATACCGCTGGCGATAAAGGGCCTGTGCACAGATGCAGTATTTATGGCAACCAAGCTGCAGGGGAAAAGCTCAATAAAATGTTAGAGCTGGGTGCAAGTCAACCTTGGCCAGTTGCTTTAAAAGAAGTGACAGGTACTGAGGGGATGGATGCCAAAGCCGTACTCGATTATTTTGCGCCGCTTAAAACCTGGCTCGATGAGCAAAACACGGCGGCGAATCGTCAATGTGGTTGGTAA
- a CDS encoding YchJ family protein — MTHDKNCPCGSQKSYQDCCQALHLGLDSGAQLATSPEQLMRSRYCAFVLKNFDYIIKTHHAAYLDGLTLEQLQQGPHPEWLGLDVLSANDTTQPDGSKFGTVTFKAWYKMNGEIDAIYERSEFIFEQGRWFYTKGHQMHAKLPGRNDPCVCHSGKKFKQCCMKG, encoded by the coding sequence ATGACACACGACAAAAACTGCCCTTGCGGCAGCCAGAAATCCTACCAAGACTGCTGCCAAGCACTGCATCTAGGGCTCGATTCAGGAGCACAACTGGCGACAAGTCCTGAGCAATTAATGCGCTCTCGCTACTGCGCTTTTGTGTTGAAAAATTTTGATTACATTATCAAAACACACCATGCAGCTTACCTCGATGGCTTAACCCTTGAGCAGCTCCAACAAGGTCCACATCCCGAATGGTTAGGGCTCGATGTATTATCCGCCAATGACACTACCCAGCCCGATGGCAGCAAGTTCGGTACTGTAACTTTCAAAGCCTGGTATAAGATGAATGGCGAGATTGATGCCATTTACGAGCGCTCAGAGTTTATCTTCGAGCAAGGTCGTTGGTTTTACACTAAAGGCCATCAAATGCATGCCAAATTACCGGGGCGCAATGATCCCTGCGTCTGCCACAGCGGTAAGAAGTTTAAGCAGTGCTGCATGAAGGGTTAA
- a CDS encoding TetR/AcrR family transcriptional regulator has protein sequence MASRSDTKTRILDAAEKLFAERGFSETSLRLITSKAEVNLASVNYHFGSKKELIRAVLARYLDVFMPAASTAIKRLHTAPTQASLEEIFSALVDPLLDLNELRTEGTTIFLQLLGRGYIESQGHLRWFITTHYGQHLDTFVKAVSASAPHIPPAEMFWRLHFTLGTIVFTMASADALNDIAAAEFGEHNDIEAVIRKVIPYMAAGVSVPVAS, from the coding sequence ATGGCAAGTCGATCCGATACAAAAACTAGAATACTTGATGCCGCAGAGAAGCTTTTTGCCGAAAGGGGGTTTTCTGAGACGTCATTGCGACTTATTACCAGCAAGGCGGAGGTTAACTTAGCCTCGGTGAACTATCACTTTGGCTCTAAAAAAGAGTTAATTCGCGCCGTGTTAGCCCGCTATTTAGACGTGTTTATGCCCGCCGCATCGACGGCCATAAAACGCTTGCATACAGCGCCAACACAAGCTTCGTTAGAGGAGATTTTCTCTGCGTTAGTCGATCCATTATTGGATTTGAACGAGCTGCGCACCGAAGGCACGACAATTTTCCTACAATTGCTGGGTCGCGGTTACATTGAAAGCCAAGGGCACCTGCGTTGGTTTATCACCACCCATTATGGGCAGCATTTAGACACCTTTGTAAAAGCTGTTTCGGCCAGTGCACCGCATATTCCTCCTGCTGAAATGTTTTGGCGCTTACACTTTACCCTAGGCACGATTGTTTTCACCATGGCGTCAGCCGATGCGCTCAATGATATTGCCGCGGCCGAATTTGGTGAGCATAACGACATCGAAGCCGTGATCCGTAAAGTGATCCCCTACATGGCAGCGGGCGTATCTGTCCCCGTGGCTTCTTAA
- the queC gene encoding 7-cyano-7-deazaguanine synthase QueC, with protein sequence MSAASVSKVVVVFSGGQDSTTCLIQALTQFDEVHGITFDYGQRHREEIEVAKSLAKRLKITSHKVMDVSLLNELAISALTRDAIPVSHELMENGLPNTFVPGRNILFLTLAGIYAYQLGAEAIITGVCETDFSGYPDCRHDFVRAMESALVQGMDKKLEIITPLMWLNKAQTWALADKYQQLDLVRHHTLTCYNGIVGDGCGECPACHLRKRGLEDYLQNKAEVMASLDKATETGKPQT encoded by the coding sequence ATGTCAGCAGCATCAGTTTCAAAGGTGGTAGTGGTTTTCAGTGGCGGACAAGACTCAACGACTTGTCTTATTCAAGCCTTAACTCAGTTTGATGAAGTCCACGGGATCACCTTCGATTATGGTCAGCGTCACCGTGAAGAAATTGAAGTTGCTAAATCCCTCGCCAAGCGCTTAAAGATCACTAGCCATAAAGTGATGGATGTAAGCTTACTCAATGAGTTAGCGATTTCTGCCCTCACCCGCGATGCGATCCCCGTGTCCCACGAATTAATGGAAAATGGCTTACCCAATACCTTTGTGCCCGGTCGTAATATCCTGTTTTTGACTTTAGCGGGGATCTACGCCTATCAATTAGGGGCAGAGGCGATTATTACCGGTGTCTGCGAAACCGATTTTTCGGGTTATCCCGACTGTCGCCACGACTTTGTCCGCGCGATGGAATCGGCACTGGTGCAAGGCATGGATAAAAAGCTTGAGATCATCACGCCATTAATGTGGCTCAACAAAGCCCAAACCTGGGCGCTGGCCGATAAATATCAGCAGCTCGATTTAGTTCGCCACCATACACTGACCTGTTATAACGGCATTGTCGGCGATGGTTGCGGTGAATGCCCAGCCTGCCATCTTCGTAAACGCGGCTTAGAGGATTACCTGCAAAATAAAGCAGAGGTAATGGCCTCACTCGACAAGGCAACTGAAACGGGTAAACCGCAGACGTGA
- the smrA gene encoding DNA endonuclease SmrA codes for MLDDESALFFEEMAGVVPLKGDVKAVNLQPKALTEEQLQRRDALQREAYLACMPLDLSLIPIIAPDDIASFKREGVQGAVFKRLRLGQYSVKMELDVHAYRLSQARDALLNYLLAAQAHGERCVMLIHGKGHNSKPVAGLLKSAVCHWLSQLDMVLAYHSAKTEQGGTGALYVMLTKSEQLKIENKEANRKGMGWR; via the coding sequence ATGCTAGATGATGAATCAGCACTGTTTTTTGAAGAAATGGCGGGGGTTGTGCCACTTAAGGGTGATGTGAAAGCGGTGAATTTGCAGCCTAAGGCACTAACGGAGGAGCAACTTCAGCGCCGTGATGCCTTGCAACGCGAGGCTTATTTAGCCTGCATGCCCTTGGATTTGAGTTTGATCCCGATAATAGCGCCCGATGATATTGCCAGTTTTAAGCGCGAAGGGGTACAAGGAGCGGTATTTAAGCGCTTAAGGCTGGGGCAGTACAGCGTTAAGATGGAATTAGATGTACATGCCTACCGTTTAAGTCAGGCCCGTGATGCGTTGCTCAATTATCTGTTAGCAGCGCAGGCCCATGGGGAACGCTGCGTCATGCTTATCCATGGTAAGGGCCATAACAGTAAACCCGTGGCTGGCCTGCTGAAATCTGCCGTCTGCCATTGGTTGTCTCAGCTTGATATGGTGCTGGCCTATCATTCGGCGAAAACCGAGCAGGGCGGCACGGGCGCCTTATATGTGATGCTGACTAAATCCGAACAGCTTAAGATTGAGAATAAAGAGGCAAATCGCAAGGGAATGGGTTGGCGTTAA
- the rrtA gene encoding rhombosortase: MKLVTLKKLGPYWLALIVSLLCALLYVAGLLTPSIDNLLAYRRSAISDGQWWRLITGNLLHTNHWHLLMNLAGLWVVLFLHHFHYRLKGLTALFILLCLFEGIGLYLGYPQLLGYVGLSGMLHGLFSYGAVQDIRRKMRSGYLLLLGVIVKVGHEQFYGASDDVTAMIGARVATEAHLVGLICGLVCALLFFVLQRTMLTKQKA, translated from the coding sequence GTGAAACTGGTGACGTTAAAAAAACTCGGCCCCTATTGGTTGGCGCTAATCGTCAGTCTGCTCTGCGCACTCTTGTATGTTGCGGGACTTCTTACCCCGAGCATAGATAACTTGCTCGCCTATCGCCGCAGCGCTATCAGTGACGGCCAGTGGTGGCGTCTGATCACAGGCAATCTACTGCATACCAATCATTGGCACCTGTTGATGAACCTCGCAGGATTATGGGTAGTGTTGTTTTTGCACCACTTTCATTACCGACTTAAAGGATTAACCGCGCTGTTTATCCTACTCTGTCTGTTTGAAGGCATTGGCCTGTATCTAGGTTATCCGCAACTCTTAGGCTATGTTGGGCTGAGCGGCATGTTACACGGCCTATTTAGTTATGGTGCTGTGCAGGATATACGCCGCAAAATGCGCTCGGGTTATTTGCTGCTGCTCGGCGTGATAGTCAAAGTCGGCCACGAACAGTTTTATGGCGCAAGTGACGATGTGACCGCAATGATTGGTGCACGCGTGGCCACCGAGGCACATTTAGTCGGCCTGATCTGCGGCTTAGTCTGCGCGTTACTATTCTTTGTACTCCAACGCACGATGTTAACCAAACAAAAAGCCTAA
- a CDS encoding VC2046/SO_2500 family protein, translating into MRIDVPLINEAQIGSRLNAAIEHNRRGEFALLLSLLSADARDMAQFQWQKELDNAEKLQRQFELPPKQALVADLSTDNKVTDNSAVFVEQGARAFQLQQALRPEALVIRGAEPIAMAEALSNCDLTTRLRQRGQLPSPKMDVMHFADQLAIQRNLVPLLASA; encoded by the coding sequence ATGCGAATCGATGTTCCTTTAATCAATGAAGCCCAAATTGGCTCCCGCTTAAATGCGGCAATCGAACACAACAGGCGAGGAGAGTTCGCCCTGTTGCTGTCGCTATTGTCTGCAGACGCGAGGGACATGGCGCAGTTTCAATGGCAAAAAGAGCTCGATAATGCAGAAAAATTACAACGTCAGTTCGAGTTACCCCCAAAGCAAGCACTTGTGGCGGATTTATCGACGGATAACAAGGTTACCGACAATAGTGCTGTTTTTGTCGAGCAAGGGGCGAGGGCGTTTCAATTGCAACAGGCGCTGCGCCCTGAAGCGTTAGTGATCCGCGGTGCTGAGCCTATCGCGATGGCCGAAGCCTTAAGCAATTGCGATCTCACCACACGTCTGCGCCAACGTGGCCAGTTGCCATCCCCGAAAATGGACGTCATGCATTTTGCCGATCAACTGGCGATTCAACGGAACTTAGTGCCGTTATTGGCCAGCGCCTAA
- a CDS encoding putative bifunctional diguanylate cyclase/phosphodiesterase: protein MKRRQHQHLVESLVHSTAKQQGDFTKTAELATELLCQNLAISLVSVWIFSADQSSQSLVAQFGAMALQDTYRPSQLQTLPRYLNELKSHRHIDAGNTLIDPRLTELVDNYFVPRQILSSLEIGIRINGHLEGVLCLERAQLTHHWHDSEIHLACQMADQLALTLATKHSYDKEERLSLFRCATEQSRQMSMLINLHTEKVEYVNQAHAEITGLAREKSIGTNLRELSFFKQHNELAELTLAQIFRGEQAKGEVQFNRADGSRYWLKYVVSQFITDRGNHYALVSGEESTDEHNYKAELERLAWRCSLTGLNNRSHFNRVLEKTNKGLLLLVDLVAFKRFNDTYGHENGDSLLIEIGRRLKHFSEINKATEIARVGSDEFAVLLTDDNAVYDLDYFSTRLYQHLAMPILIGREQIEPKPALAVVDIASVANLFAPLTCADIAVQYAKKKKGTAIQVFNSALLSAFKEDAQIERDLHSAIRGRQFELYYQPLRDLEQQTYIGAEALIRWHHPKRGVLYPGAFIDIAEQSGMINAIGSWVLEAACRQLNIWQHHNADLSMHVNVSARQFFSGNLYEQVWQLLTRYRLKPKTLILEITETELMGDIRHATLLCQELAELGVGLAIDDFGTGYSSMRYLKQFPISKLKIDRSFISDLTISRESQEIVSAIIAMASALNISLTAEGVETAEQEAFLAKSFCHQAQGYLYSPALREPEFAQFLLAAKEPNLVTH from the coding sequence GTGAAGCGACGTCAGCATCAGCATTTAGTCGAGTCTTTAGTGCATTCCACAGCTAAACAGCAGGGGGATTTTACTAAGACCGCAGAGTTAGCCACTGAGCTACTTTGCCAAAATTTAGCCATTTCTCTGGTATCGGTGTGGATTTTTTCCGCCGATCAATCGAGCCAATCCCTGGTGGCGCAATTTGGCGCCATGGCCCTACAAGACACCTACCGACCTTCGCAGTTGCAGACACTGCCACGCTATTTAAATGAACTAAAAAGTCATAGACACATAGATGCGGGCAACACGCTTATCGATCCGCGCTTGACTGAGTTAGTCGATAACTACTTTGTCCCACGGCAGATTTTATCCAGTCTCGAGATTGGTATTCGCATTAACGGCCATCTCGAAGGTGTACTCTGTCTTGAGCGTGCGCAATTAACTCACCATTGGCACGATAGCGAAATCCATCTTGCCTGCCAAATGGCCGATCAACTGGCCCTCACGCTGGCCACCAAACACTCCTATGACAAAGAAGAGCGCTTAAGCCTGTTCCGCTGTGCCACCGAGCAGTCTCGCCAGATGAGCATGCTGATTAACCTGCACACCGAAAAAGTGGAATACGTGAATCAAGCTCACGCGGAGATCACTGGCTTAGCGCGTGAAAAAAGCATAGGCACCAATTTACGCGAGTTAAGTTTTTTTAAACAGCACAATGAATTAGCTGAACTAACGCTCGCGCAAATCTTCAGAGGCGAGCAGGCCAAGGGCGAAGTGCAATTTAATCGAGCCGATGGAAGTCGATACTGGCTTAAGTATGTGGTCAGCCAATTTATCACCGATCGAGGTAATCATTACGCCTTAGTCTCCGGCGAAGAAAGCACGGATGAACACAACTATAAAGCAGAGCTTGAGCGTTTAGCTTGGCGTTGTAGTTTGACTGGGCTGAATAACCGCAGTCACTTTAATCGAGTACTAGAGAAAACCAACAAGGGATTATTGTTACTCGTTGATTTAGTGGCTTTTAAGCGTTTTAACGATACTTATGGTCACGAAAATGGCGACAGCTTGCTGATTGAAATTGGCCGACGCTTAAAACATTTCTCTGAAATCAATAAGGCAACCGAAATTGCCCGCGTCGGTAGCGACGAGTTTGCCGTGTTGCTCACCGATGATAACGCGGTTTACGATCTGGATTATTTCAGTACCCGCCTGTATCAGCATTTAGCCATGCCGATTTTAATCGGTCGTGAGCAAATCGAGCCAAAACCCGCACTGGCAGTTGTCGATATCGCCTCGGTGGCAAATTTGTTTGCACCGCTAACTTGTGCCGATATTGCCGTGCAATACGCGAAAAAGAAAAAGGGCACTGCTATTCAAGTGTTTAACAGTGCCTTGCTCAGTGCTTTTAAGGAAGATGCGCAAATAGAGCGTGATTTACATAGTGCGATTCGCGGTCGTCAGTTTGAGCTTTATTATCAGCCCTTGAGGGATTTAGAGCAGCAAACCTATATCGGCGCCGAAGCACTGATCCGCTGGCATCACCCTAAAAGAGGCGTGCTGTATCCCGGCGCTTTTATCGATATTGCCGAACAATCTGGGATGATCAACGCCATTGGTAGCTGGGTACTGGAGGCCGCGTGCCGACAATTAAATATATGGCAGCACCATAATGCCGATTTAAGCATGCATGTTAATGTGTCGGCGCGGCAGTTTTTTAGTGGAAACCTGTATGAGCAAGTCTGGCAACTGCTGACGCGCTATCGTTTAAAGCCTAAGACCCTGATCCTTGAGATCACCGAGACGGAATTAATGGGCGACATTCGCCATGCCACGCTCTTATGTCAGGAATTGGCAGAGCTGGGTGTGGGGCTGGCCATCGATGACTTTGGTACGGGTTACAGCTCGATGCGCTATCTTAAACAGTTCCCGATCAGTAAGTTAAAAATCGACCGCTCCTTTATCTCCGATCTCACCATTAGCCGCGAAAGCCAAGAAATCGTCTCGGCCATTATTGCGATGGCAAGCGCGCTCAATATTTCCTTGACCGCAGAAGGGGTTGAAACCGCCGAGCAGGAAGCGTTTTTGGCCAAGAGTTTTTGCCATCAGGCGCAGGGGTATTTATACAGTCCTGCGTTGCGAGAGCCCGAATTTGCGCAATTCTTATTGGCGGCAAAAGAACCTAATCTTGTGACGCATTAA